In Vicinamibacterales bacterium, a single window of DNA contains:
- a CDS encoding ABC transporter permease codes for MIGVRRAQLHADWSGLLLITVAVAVGLSLLTEQFTAGFNIYVLMFNIALAVVVAYGQMVVVATGGMNIALGATGGLSAVIMAGLMESYGVPLPVVIVVGLAAGALMGFINGFLTIKTGINPFVITLAMASAYTGLNMAVTSANPYYNISPTLVEWGQARTEILPHPAIVTVVVALVLATLFHRLVLGRNILAVGGNARASEMTGVPVERVIVSAHVLSGFLAALAGLLTMARLGNGTPTIGSDWLLPAFAALIIGGVPLEGGKVAVMGVVFGVAILELITNALAINRIDPYWVTLLQGTLILAAVGIGLLRSESTRSRIRGSLGRSSARAS; via the coding sequence ATGATCGGGGTCCGGCGAGCACAGCTCCATGCCGACTGGTCCGGGCTCCTCCTCATCACCGTCGCTGTCGCGGTGGGCCTCTCGCTCCTCACCGAGCAGTTCACAGCCGGATTCAATATTTACGTGCTGATGTTCAACATCGCCCTGGCCGTGGTTGTCGCCTACGGACAGATGGTGGTCGTGGCTACGGGCGGCATGAACATCGCCCTGGGGGCAACCGGCGGTCTCTCCGCCGTGATCATGGCTGGTCTCATGGAGTCGTACGGCGTTCCGCTTCCGGTGGTGATCGTTGTCGGACTGGCCGCAGGCGCGCTAATGGGCTTCATCAACGGCTTCCTGACGATCAAGACCGGCATCAACCCATTCGTTATCACGCTCGCCATGGCGAGTGCCTACACGGGCCTGAACATGGCGGTGACGAGCGCGAACCCGTACTACAACATCAGCCCGACGCTCGTGGAGTGGGGGCAGGCTCGGACCGAGATCCTGCCGCATCCCGCGATCGTGACCGTGGTCGTGGCGCTGGTGCTGGCGACGCTGTTCCACCGCCTCGTCCTCGGGCGCAACATCCTCGCGGTCGGCGGCAATGCGCGGGCCTCGGAGATGACCGGGGTACCGGTGGAGCGGGTCATCGTCTCCGCCCACGTGCTTTCGGGGTTCCTGGCCGCCCTCGCGGGTCTGCTCACGATGGCCCGACTTGGCAACGGCACACCGACGATCGGCAGCGACTGGCTGCTCCCGGCGTTCGCTGCCCTGATCATTGGCGGCGTTCCCCTGGAAGGCGGCAAGGTCGCGGTGATGGGCGTGGTGTTCGGCGTCGCGATCCTCGAGCTCATCACCAACGCGCTTGCGATCAACCGGATCGATCCGTATTGGGTCACGTTGCTGCAGGGGACCCTGATTCTGGCCGCCGTTGGGATTGGGCTGCTGCGCAGCGAATCAACCCGAAGCCGGATCCGGGGCAGCCTAGGCCGATCCTCGGCCAGAGCGAGCTGA
- a CDS encoding sugar ABC transporter ATP-binding protein: MNDEREMSASEHAIPIVEASAVDGSGPGAPPLLQMLDIRKAFPGVQALDGVSLILNAGEVMALLGENGAGKSTLIKVLTRLYRQEEGSILIEGHEVAFASPHEAHATGIAHVPQERNLIPRFSVGENIMLEALPKRGGLVDYDIVHREAQMWLDLLHVSVDSRTLVGDLSVAQMQLVEIARAISRQGRILVLDEPTASLTPHETKVLFAILRDLRTRGVAIIFVSHKLEEVFELCDTIMVLRDGRNAGPKVASSEIDRDALITLMVGRAQVVRELPAQQAAPGEVALELRDVTTSSGGANISLSVRRGEILGLYGLVGAGRSELARSIIGIDRVLSGQVLVRGEPVSIRSAGEALDRYRIGYVSENRKEEGLILLHSVMSNISITIWRRLQNALGWIGGRGERTAVETFTTSLEIKTPSLATSVGSLSGGNQQKVSLAKWLTASVEILIIDEPTVGIDVRTKANLHDLIWRLAGEGMAIILITSDMPEMVRLAHRIVVMRAGQVTGEIENSHEYAEMSQRIMGHIH; encoded by the coding sequence ATGAACGATGAACGCGAGATGAGCGCCTCCGAGCACGCCATTCCGATCGTCGAGGCGTCAGCTGTCGACGGGTCAGGCCCTGGCGCGCCGCCGCTGCTGCAGATGCTCGACATCCGCAAGGCGTTCCCGGGCGTGCAGGCGCTCGACGGCGTTTCGCTGATCCTCAACGCGGGCGAGGTCATGGCGCTGCTTGGGGAGAACGGCGCCGGCAAGAGCACCCTCATCAAGGTCCTCACCCGGCTGTACCGCCAGGAGGAGGGCTCCATCCTCATCGAGGGCCATGAGGTCGCGTTCGCATCTCCCCATGAGGCACATGCGACCGGCATCGCCCACGTTCCGCAGGAGCGCAATCTCATCCCGCGCTTCTCGGTCGGCGAGAACATCATGCTCGAGGCCCTCCCGAAGCGCGGCGGCCTCGTCGACTACGACATCGTGCACCGCGAGGCCCAAATGTGGCTGGACCTGCTTCATGTGTCCGTCGATTCACGGACCCTGGTCGGCGATCTGAGCGTCGCGCAGATGCAGCTGGTGGAGATCGCGAGGGCGATTTCACGTCAGGGCAGGATCCTCGTTCTCGACGAGCCCACGGCGTCGCTCACGCCACACGAGACGAAGGTCCTGTTCGCGATCCTGCGCGACCTGCGGACCAGGGGCGTCGCGATCATCTTCGTCAGCCACAAGCTCGAGGAGGTGTTTGAGCTCTGCGACACGATCATGGTGCTGCGGGACGGGCGCAACGCGGGCCCAAAGGTCGCGTCCTCCGAGATCGACCGCGACGCGTTGATCACGCTCATGGTGGGACGAGCTCAAGTCGTGCGCGAGCTGCCCGCCCAGCAGGCCGCCCCGGGCGAGGTCGCTCTTGAGCTCCGCGACGTCACGACCTCCTCGGGGGGGGCCAACATCAGCCTGTCCGTGCGGCGTGGCGAGATCCTGGGGCTCTACGGGCTGGTCGGCGCCGGGCGCAGTGAGCTCGCACGCTCGATCATCGGCATCGACCGTGTCCTGTCGGGCCAGGTCCTCGTCCGCGGCGAGCCAGTGAGCATCAGGAGCGCCGGCGAGGCGCTCGACCGATACCGGATCGGGTACGTGTCTGAGAACCGGAAGGAGGAGGGTCTCATCCTCCTTCACTCGGTCATGAGCAACATCAGCATCACGATCTGGCGCCGCCTCCAGAACGCCTTGGGCTGGATCGGCGGTCGGGGCGAACGGACCGCCGTTGAGACATTCACTACGAGCCTTGAGATCAAGACGCCGAGCCTGGCCACCTCCGTGGGCAGTCTGAGCGGCGGCAACCAGCAGAAGGTCAGCCTTGCGAAGTGGCTGACCGCGTCCGTCGAGATCCTGATCATCGACGAACCCACCGTGGGCATCGATGTCCGCACCAAGGCCAACCTCCACGACCTGATCTGGAGGCTGGCCGGTGAGGGCATGGCGATCATCCTCATCACCAGCGACATGCCCGAGATGGTCCGGCTTGCCCACCGGATCGTCGTGATGCGCGCCGGCCAGGTCACCGGCGAGATCGAGAACAGTCACGAATACGCCGAGATGAGCCAGCGGATCATGGGCCACATCCATTGA
- a CDS encoding aldo/keto reductase, translated as MPVNPYEIAPLGRTSLKIPRLGLGMVSLAGMYEAVADETAHVTLDHAWGMGIRYYDAAPVYGYGLGETRMGRLLQAKPRGEFVVSTKVGRLLYPLEEVLADPSLDRDWQRLGSITGIDASDKVQGEDLNDWYFRGVPDVRPVYDYSRDGVMRSVEESLERTGLDRFDILWIHDPDSHWEQAIGGAFPALADLRSQGVVTAIGAGMNQAEMLARFAREGDFDAFMCAGRYTLLDQPALDELLPVCLEKNIAIVIGGAMNSGLLANPSPDSHFDYGPAPKAWLDKALAIKAVCERHRVPLRAAALQFGFGHPAVVAVVAGVRKISHLEDTVAMMQVPIPDDLWEELKAEGLLPSEAPTPRLELVAGSGN; from the coding sequence GTGCCTGTCAACCCGTATGAGATCGCACCGCTCGGCCGGACGAGCCTGAAGATCCCCAGGCTGGGGCTCGGTATGGTGTCCCTCGCGGGCATGTATGAGGCTGTCGCGGACGAGACCGCCCACGTCACCCTCGACCACGCGTGGGGTATGGGGATCCGCTACTACGATGCGGCCCCGGTCTACGGGTACGGCCTGGGCGAGACCCGTATGGGTCGCCTCCTGCAGGCCAAGCCCCGCGGCGAATTTGTGGTCTCCACCAAGGTGGGGCGGCTCCTCTACCCCCTCGAGGAGGTGCTGGCTGATCCATCCCTCGATAGGGACTGGCAGCGCCTTGGCTCCATCACCGGAATCGACGCCTCGGACAAGGTTCAGGGCGAGGATCTCAACGACTGGTACTTCCGCGGCGTTCCGGATGTGCGGCCGGTCTACGATTACAGCCGTGACGGCGTGATGCGGTCGGTGGAGGAAAGCCTTGAGCGGACGGGTCTCGACCGCTTCGACATCCTCTGGATCCATGATCCCGACAGCCACTGGGAGCAGGCGATCGGCGGCGCCTTCCCCGCGCTCGCCGACCTCCGGAGCCAAGGCGTCGTCACCGCTATCGGCGCCGGGATGAACCAAGCTGAGATGCTCGCGCGATTCGCACGAGAGGGCGACTTCGACGCGTTTATGTGCGCCGGCCGCTACACCCTGCTGGACCAGCCGGCCCTGGACGAGCTCCTACCGGTCTGCCTCGAGAAGAACATCGCCATCGTGATCGGCGGGGCGATGAACAGCGGCCTGCTGGCCAACCCGAGCCCGGACTCCCACTTCGACTACGGCCCCGCCCCGAAGGCGTGGCTCGACAAGGCCTTGGCGATCAAGGCGGTCTGCGAGCGCCACCGCGTGCCGCTTCGTGCCGCAGCACTCCAGTTCGGATTCGGCCATCCCGCGGTGGTAGCAGTCGTGGCCGGCGTGCGCAAGATCAGCCACCTCGAGGACACGGTCGCCATGATGCAGGTGCCGATCCCCGACGACCTGTGGGAGGAGCTCAAGGCCGAGGGCCTGCTGCCGTCCGAAGCGCCCACGCCGCGTCTCGAGCTGGTGGCAGGAAGCGGAAACTAA